The sequence AAATACCCATGCGTGCGAGCGTCATGGTCAGCTTGTGTTGCTGAAGCCTCAGCCTGAAACATAATGTCTCTTCTGTATAGCTTAATTTATTTGTGGAATAAATTCAACTGAGCTGCACCATTATCCACAGCGGTGAATGTTCTGGAAACAGCTTGATCATCTTAGCTTTTGAAAATAAGCTTTGCTCTGACAAGTGAGTTTCCTGCAAACTGTGGGTTTgtccttttccctttttgtCCTCACAGCAATACAccatttaaaagcaaaaaaatgcCCCATTCATTGCCTGATTACTGGTTGGTTTTTTGGAGTGTACCACCAGAGTACTGTCTGAAGTGCCTTGTATCTATTAAAATCTCAATTTAGTTAACTTAATCTGAGTCATGATACAGCTTATTCAATCaattagaaagaaaagaacaatgATAAAAGAGTCAGAACTAAGATGCTAAAATGTCCACTATCTTTTCTACATTTTTATTCAGATAGATATATCTGTCAATTGCACaaagtattaaaaatcaaGAGAAAGGTATTTAGCACTGGAATCATCTCCTATAATGAATTGCTACAAGTGTTCATTGAAGCTTACTTTTTTGCCCCACTATGATTACATATGATACATATGGAGCATGACCGTGGTGAATTAAAGATGTTTTATATCGATGGAAAAGAACACACAGTCATTGAAGAGGTGTTTCATGTTCTTGCTAGATTTATGAAGTCCAATGATTATTGATAAAGTAATTTCAAGTATGAAAAGAGTAAAAAATTCAGGAAGTTATTAAAAAGATTAGCATCTGGTGTCATAAGATGATCATCCATAGGCGTTAGCGATGAGGTGGAGCTACACCAACCTTTCTagttattacaaaaatcaatgcATCAATTAAGGAGAACAAATTTTGTACTGAATCAAggatatattaaattgtatgCACATGCAATTAGATCGGATGAaggatttattaaaatgtatgCAAATGCAGTTAATTTTGATTGGATGTAATTGCACTCCCCCACTGATATACATGCACCTTTGCACCTGCGAATGACAGAAGACAGGAGAATGGAAAAGTATGTTAGGAGAAAAGGATTTACTTTTAGTGTGCCACTATGTTACTGTTTATGAAACGTGAGGTTGATCGTCTTAGCATCATAGCTAAAATGAGTTCAGTGGTTAATCCTGAAGATATCATCTGTACAATACCATTTTAATATGGTCAACTCCGGTTTCTGGTTGATACATGCAAACAGAACGACCAAGAGGCAGCTTCTCTCATGTTTTGTCCTTCTTTGAGTTGCTGaggattttcttgaaattatgtgAATCACTGACTCGTCACTTTGCTTGAAGGATGCTTTTCTTCTTTCGGTAGATAGGAAGGGATTTGATGTGCTTGGAAAAGTTTTGGGCTCGGTTAACGCTGATGGTTCTCGCGAGTACCAGTGGAAGGAGTTGAGATTCACATTTAAGGACGAGGCTGGTGATGTTGAAACATTCTGTCAACGGCTGCTTGAAATGGAAGAGGAAGCCCTGAAGAGTNNNNNNNNNNGCCTGTGCATATAGATAATACTGTCCTAATTTAGCAGGAAAGCAAAAAATGAGGTTTTTTGTTGTACCGTCAGGCAGACAAAGATAGAGGCGAACTCTCGCCAAATAGGGAGCTCCAGAAGACATGAAACCAAAATTATGGTAGAGCTAGGACAATTATTGTATGAATTCTATCCAATGCTAGATGTAAAGGCGCACAATAGATCAATACGAACATTATGAGCCGTCCGGTAATAAAAACAGTTGTTACGGATACCTTCTTCTCGGTTCCTTCTTCCATGACATGACTTGATTCAAGCAGTTTGTATGAGCTTCCTATGCCAAATTTTGAGTAATCAATGTACAGAATCTCTATTAAGTTTCAGAAGTTCTTCTGCAGGTTAAATGCAGTGGTCCTCTTATGCAAATATTGAATGCAGAAAAGCccttcaataaaaaataaaagatcacAACACTATACTTCAAAATGGAGAGGCAATTATTATTGAGCTtctcttcaaaaaaattcaggGGGTTTTGTTTTGTACCTAGAACTTTTATAGGGGGCAAAATGCAAATACTCAAAGGGTTGGCTCCTGTTTGGTCTTACTTTGatactatattaaatttcaagtacgtaaagtgaataaataattaaaaataatcaaatttaaatacgTGAGATGAGGaacagaagaaaagaattatgtGGTTCGATAGTAAGTCTTATACGTACGATATAAATATCTAAAGGGCTAAATTATATTACGTTAGCTTATTTAAACActtcattattataaatgttaaaaaaaataagaaatagaGAAACTCACTGCagaaccaaataaaaaaaaaaaaatatcagagCAATCAATTAGATACTTTTTAGATTTTGCAATTATATCAAAGAATCTCATTTTCTCTTAACAGTGAATCAATCacaattacattataattctcctataacaaatttatactcagcaatattaatttcaaatagcATTTTATAAtcgattaataattattattaaattagacaCACTATCAATATACAATCAACATATAAAACGTCGACttcaaataacaattttataatcgataataattactaataaagtaaataaaaacaatcaaaGCAGATAAAATAGCGACactacataattaaaattaaaaccatGATCTCTAAATCATACGGCATTCATCttgttaattgaattaaacttCATCAgcatattaaagaattaactttttattcctaacaattataaaaaaaacttccACTATTCGCAAATGGTTTCgattaatactaaaatatttttaaaaataaaactaaattattcaatattattgatcaaataaataatacaatacaATTATTGGAAATTTCTTCTATTGACTCTGCGGGCGATCATGAAACCAACCTCTAATTTCCAGTGCCCACAACAAGTGGACGGCTGATAGAGTCTGAATTCAGTAGCCAAACAAGGCGTTGACGCAGCAATCAATGAAAATTCCTCTTCTTCCCTCTCATTGAATGTACACTTTCGTCTTTGACCTTTTCCAAGTCTTCTTTTATCACTTAATAATTAGGGTTTGCTCATAGGGCAATTGAAAATTAGGTATAACCTACATCCCTATTGTCTGTGTATTTTTTGGATCACATAAATTGAAATCGacccaataatattattcactATACATTCTATCAGATTTATTTTAAGTCAATGAAGCTCAATTTTTTACGTCAATTGATGTGATTGGTCCAATTAGACCTCTCGTATAAATACCACAACCTTTCAAACGTCAGGTACGCACTATGGGCTGcatttgctcatttatttatatcttcGTACTAACTTAAATATCGAAGAGTTATAATTGAAACATACACAGTGTTCTtcttattatattcttttcacGCGTGACTCTTAAAATCAAGCCGTTACGACTTGATACCAGAGAGCTGTAAGTGGGGCCTATCTAATATTCTTCCAGCCCTCCGAAACTCAGGCCTTTATGATTTGAAACCaaataattatgagaaaacAACCTCTAAATGAAGTTAATGCTTCAATTTCTTGACAGTCAAATAATGGATCggattttttattgtaaagtctgtttcattttttactcCATTCAACATATACACGTAACgtgcataaattttttttttaaaaaatacctGACATCATCTTTATACACGTAATGTGTATATGTTAAATGGAATAGaagataaaatagaatatataacaaaaaatccaATCCGCTGGAATATTCACAAAACCTTCAAAGTAAACCATCCAAAGTAGTAGCAAACATCCTAGTTGATTTGTTCTAATTTGATAACTACAATGTCAATGTCAAATGACTCACATAACTACATGAGCTAAGACAAAGAGGGTCATcatacaatattataacactCTATAAATAGACATGCAATTTATATGCATTAAGAACAACTagaattaatataagtaaGACTAACTATTAATTCTTGGTTTAACGATCGTCGATATATCAATCTTTCTCAGTAGTCTGAAGATGGCTCCGCCACCATCCACGGTGGTCTCACCGGTGGTTGCACTTGTTATTCGGGTGTTGACTCTCGTTTTCCTGCTCGTCTCTGTGATTGTCATTGCCACCACCACTGCCACATCTGGCGCCGGCCCAACCGAGGTCAAAATCAAGTTCGACGACTTCTATGCTTATCGGTGagaaatattcattaatatgtatatgattttgttttaatttattttacaatattaattaagtaattgcacaattaaaatcttgattttttttttccctttaaattaaatttctggACATGGTGCAGGTACATGTTGGCGGCTGGCGTGATCGGGATCGGCTATACACTGCTTCAGACTGCATTCACAATATTTCAGGTGAGCACCGGCAATCGGCTCGGCGGCGACGGCTTCACTCTCCTTGACTTCTACGGTGACaaggtgtgtatatatatacgtcTGGCCctcaaattatttcttttttatattttaaaaaataaaaaaaaatattttgaatagttttaattttgtgcttattaatatatgagtgcattaaattttataaaaaatattttcttgaattttcagatatataatataattaaaatttaatcttttaaacGTGAAGGAAGCAAGACGTTCGtatattaacttttataaattatttatcaaaattaatttaacataattggaaaaattaattcctAAGTTCAAcgagatataaaaaatattttaatgtaataaattaaagtataatttttttctagaataattttttttgtactgttattaatttaatatatcaatatttctaaatcaatcaatatattcaatgtaaatagataaataagaCACTGCTATTAAAAggttttttctaaataaaaaattaatagaatgaATTCATACcagaaattaattcataaatttttaacatacaataatttatatcaattttttaattttttttcccgaaatttaagcaattaaaattctgaaaaaaataaataattagtgggatatatttctaataattgataatagtaataattaattaatataggaTTAATGTAGAATATTATGTTTGGAGCAGGCATTGTCATACATGCTGGCAACCGGCGCAGCCGCTGGGTTTGGACTGACTGTGGATTTGAACCGCGGCTCAGGCAGCGATTCCGACACTAAGAGTTTCCTAAACAAGGCTAATGCCGCAGCTGCCCTTCTCTTCATTGCTTTCATATTCTCCGCCGTATCTTCAGTCTTTTCTTCATTCTCTCTCCCTAAGAGGACTTAAGGGATCATAATTGCAATAGTTTATCTTTTTACGGTAAAAACTAAGttgtaaatgaaattataaagttGGTTATACCGAAAGTTGAGAGCGTTTGAAATTTGTCTAAGTTGATTATATTGAAAGTTGAGAGTGTTTGAAattgacaaacaaaaaaaagaattagagtTGGAGTGTTTTGGAAAAtgtttgttgttaatttttagCTTAAATCAGTTTAACTTGAGCAGTTTAGAAGCAAAATTGTAAATACTACATTCGGGGTACAGAATAAGCTGTTATGACCTAGGATCAGCCTGAAAAAATCTGGTTTAAAATCGACCCACTATTGTTTATAACTGGTTTTGGGATATTAAATGAGCC comes from Sesamum indicum cultivar Zhongzhi No. 13 linkage group LG10, S_indicum_v1.0, whole genome shotgun sequence and encodes:
- the LOC105171904 gene encoding CASP-like protein PIMP1 encodes the protein MAPPPSTVVSPVVALVIRVLTLVFLLVSVIVIATTTATSGAGPTEVKIKFDDFYAYRYMLAAGVIGIGYTLLQTAFTIFQVSTGNRLGGDGFTLLDFYGDKALSYMLATGAAAGFGLTVDLNRGSGSDSDTKSFLNKANAAAALLFIAFIFSAVSSVFSSFSLPKRT